GAGAACTTTCCTTCCGAAACTTATAGCAGTCTTCTAGAACCTATACCCTCGAAGAAACTCTACCACCCCCATTTTCTTCTTCCCTTCCAACTGCAATTCCACCAGGTTGATATACCCTCCATCCGCTGCAAACTTGAGGAAAGTCTTCTGATCTGTGTGCACAGAACCCAATGCATGCGCGTGTTTTGCATGTTCTTTCTCTGCTTTGAAGATCTTCAGTGTTTTATCATTCAACAGGGTGTACGCTGTAGGATACGGACTCAGCCCGCGTATCAGGTTGTAGATATTATCCACCGTATCTTCCCACTTAATTTTACAATCTTCCTTGAAGATCTTCGGTGCATGTTTCAATTCACTTTCAGGAATATTATTCTGCACCAGTTCCGGCGCGTTCCCTGCTTTCAAAGCAGCCACGGTTTTCAGCAATACACCTGCGCCTGCTACCATTAGTTCTGCATATAGTTCTCCCGCAGTTTCATCTTCACGGATAGGAACTTCCACCGTGAAAAGGATATTGCCGGTATCAATGGCATGTTGTAATTTGAAAGTAGTAACGCCGGAAACAGATTCCCCGTTGATCACAGCCCAGTTGATAGGAGCCGCACCACGGTATTGTGGCAGTAAGGATGCATGTACATTGATAGTGCCCAGCGGTGGCATATCCCACACAATTTCCGGTAACATGCGGAAAGCCACCACCACCTGCAGGTCTGCTTTATAGGAACGCAGTTCTTCAATGAAAGCAGGATTCTTCAGTTTCTCCGGCTGCAATACAGGAATGTTTTTACCCAGCGCATATTGCTTCACTTCACTTTGTTGTAACTGCAAACCTCTGCCGGCGGGCTTATCAGGGGCTGTAACCACAGCCACCACTTCATATCCGTTCTGAACAAGCGCATCCAGAGAAGCCACGGCAAATTCGGGCGTACCCATGAAAATTATCCTCATGAATGCAAATGTATTAGAAGTCTTGGAATTCAACAGCAGATATTGTATGCTAAAAATAAATATATAATTTGTGCAGATAAACAATGCCGGACAATTTAACCGGCCGGGTCCCGGAATTCAAAAACAAAATCTGTACCTTCACACCCTATTGTATCATTTTAAATCATTTATATGCAACAAGTAAAGACCGGTGATACCGTTCGGGTGCACTATCACGGCCGTTTAGAGAATGGTGACACCTTTGATAAGTCCGAAGGAAAAGCTCCCTTGGAATTCAAGGTGGGAACCGGTTCTGTGATCAAAGGTTTCGATAATGGAGTTCTGGATATGAAGGTAGGGGAGAAAAAGACTTTGAACATCCCAGTAGAAGAAGCATATGGCCCTAAGAGCGATGAGTTGATCATGGAGTTCCCCAAGGCTAATATTCCTGCTGATCTGAATCCCGAAGTAGGCATGGAATTACAAATGAGCAATCCCCAGGGCCAGGTGTTCCCTGTAAGAGTGGCTGCCGTTGGAGCAGAGTTTATCACACTGGATGCTAACCATCCGCTGGCTGGTGAACCACTGATCTTTGATATTGAACTGGTAGAGATCGTTTAATATAGAAATTTTTGTGAAATATAGGGAAAGGCTGTCTGCAAGACAGCCTTTTTTAATAGGTTTGCCCAATGGATAAAAATTATGCTTATTCGGTAACAGAACGCTTCCTGCGTTATGTACAGATAGACACGCAGTCAGATCCGCTCAGCACCACATTCCCTTCCACAGCCAAACAGAAAGACCTGGCAAAGCTGCTGGTAAAGGAATTACTGGAGATTGGTATCACAGATGCGGTAACAGACGAATTTGGATACGTGTATGCTACGATCCCCGCTACCACTACAAAAGAGGTACCCGTGATCTGCCTTTGCGCACACATGGATACAGCGCCTGATTGCAGTGGTACCAATGTGAAACCTATTGTGCACAAGGCTTACAATGGAGAGGACATTATCCTGCCGGATGATACCACACAGGTGATCCGCACAAAAGATCATCCATATCTCAAAGGAAAAATAGGAGACGATATTATCACCGCCAGCGGCAATACCCTGCTGGGCGCGGATAATAAAGCAGGCGTGGCAGAGATCATGGATGCCGCATTATATCTCATACAACATCCTGAAGTAAAACACGGTAAGATCCGCATCCTCTTTACACCCGATGAAGAAGTAGGCCGTGGCGTACAGCATGTGAATATGGAACAGCTGGGCGCGCGGTTTGGTTACACCATGGATGGAGGAGAACTGGGATCGCTGGAAGATGAAACCTTTGCTGCAGATGGTGTGAAGATCAGCATCCAGGGCGTGAGTGTACATCCCGGTACGGCAAAAGGCAAACTGGTGAGTGCCATCAAAGTAGCAGCGGAAATAGTGAGCGCATTGCCAAAAGATATCCTTTCCCCCGAAACCACAGAAGACCGCCAGGGCTTTATTCATCCCGTACGTATAGAAGGTATGGTGGAAAAAGCAGAGATAGAATTCATCATCCGCGACTTTACCGCTGCCGAACTGGAAGGCCATGAATTTTACCTGCGTAAGATCATGGAAAACACTGTAGCCCGCCATCCCGGAGCCACAGCCATTATGAAGGTCACAGAGCAATACCGCAATATGAAAGAGGTGCTGGATAAACATCCGCAGGTAGTGGCCAATGCAGAGGAAGCCATCAAACGCGCAGGTATCAAACTGGAAAGAATGAGTATCCGTGGTGGTACAGATGGTTCCCGCCTGTCATTCATGGGCCTGCCCTGCCCCAATATCTTTACAGGAGAAATGGCGCTGCACAGCAAACAGGAGTATGTAAGCGTGCAGGATATGCAGAAAGCGGTGAACACCATTATCGAGCTTGTACAGGTCTGGGAAGAGAGAAGTTGATAATAAATTACGTCTAAATCCGTTTTTATTATTACTTTAACCCCTTATAGAACTCGAATGTTAAAATTAAATTCATGTTGCTAGGACTCGTTACGTTTATGCAGGACTCTCTTTTACTCCCTAAAGCGGACACAGTGGCCGCGGGTGTAAATGCAGCAACTGCCACAGCTCAGGAGATCAGGTTATGGGATATGATCGTGAAAGGTGGGCCCCTGATGATCCCATTGGGTATCCTTTCCGTAATTGCGGTATATGTATTCGTTGAAAGGTTCATCACCATTCAAAAGGCAGGAAAGTTAGAAGATAACTTTATGCCCATGATCCGTGATCACATCACCTCTGATAATATCAATGCCGCCCGTTCTTTATCCAAGAACACCAACAGCCCCATTGCCCGGATGATCGATAAAGGCATCCAGCGCATTGGTAAACCTATCGACAACATTGAGAAATCAATGGAGAACGTAGGTAAGCTGGAAATATATAAAATGGAAAAGAACCTGGTGATCCTGGCCATTGTGGCTGGTATTGCTCCTATGTTCGGTTTCCTCGGTACCATCGCAGGGATGATCCAGACCTTCTTCAACATCTCCCAGACCTCAGATATCACCCTCAGCACTATCGCCGGCGGTATCTATGTGAAAATGGTTACCTCTGCGGCAGGTCTGATCATCGGGCTGGTAGCCTACATTGGTTACAGCTACCTGAATGCACAGATCGATAAAGTGATCAATAAAATGGAAGCCACTACCGGCGAGTTTATTGATCTAATGCAAACACCGACGAAATAAATTACGATATATGAATTTGCGGAGGCGTAAAAAAGGATCGGCAGAATTACATAGCGGAGCGTTGAACGATATCCTGTTCATCCTCCTGTTGTTCTTTCTGATCGTGTCATCACTGGCCAATCCCAACGTTATCAAACTAATGTTGCCGAAAGCCAAAAGTAATACCAAAGCAAAGCAGACTGTTGTAGTGAGCATCGATGCGAAACAGCAGTTTTTTGTGGGCACCAATAAAGTGAATTTTGAACAATTGCGGGAAACTTTGGTTCCTAAGTTGTCTCCCAACGAAGTAGATCCTACTATTGTGATCAATGCAGAAGAAACAGTACCTATCGGGGTAGTAGTGAGTGTGATGCAGATCGCCAGGGAATTAGGGGCTAAAACGGTATTGGGAACAGCTAACCCACAGAACGCAGCAGCTAAGAAATAATAGTAAGTAATTATAGGTAACTGCATCCTCCAAAAGGGTGCAGTTATTTTTTAGCATAGCGGGTACAACATCCGGACTTGTTACCTTCTGCCACTTATTTTTAGCACAGCGGGTACAACACCCGGACTTATTACCTTCTGCCACTTATTTTTAGCACAGCGGGTACAACACCCGGACTTGTTACCGGCGCCACTTATTTTTAGCACAGCGGGTACAACATCCGGGCTTGTTACCGGCGGCCACTTATTTTTTTACCGCCCTCACCATCCGGTCTTTCCCAAACATATCCTGTTTGAGTTTGGCATCCTGGAAACCTTCCTCCTCCAGCATTTCCACCACTTCTTTACCCAGCGCTTCGTTGATCTCGAAATACAACTTGCCGCCATGTTCCAGTTTTTCTTTTGCCAGCCGGGCTATCCGCCGGTAAAACAATAAAGGATCATTATCGGGAACAAACAAAGCAATAGAAGGCTCAAAAGCTTCTACCTGTTCCTGCATGTTTGCACGTTCGGATTCACGGATATAAGGAGGATTGCTGACGATGATATTCAAAGATGGCAGTACTTTTGATGCATCTGTTGCCAGTACATCCTGCGGAATAAAACGGATGGGGGTATGTTGCAGTCCTGCATTTTTAGTAGCAACTGCCAGGGCACTGGGACTTACATCCATGGCCCACATATCTGCTGCAGGCCATTGTTTTTTCAGGGCAATGGGAATGCAGCCGCTGCCGGTTCCGATGTCCAGCAGACGCCAGGCAGGTTGGGCAGGATGGTCCAGTAGGATCCATTCCACCAGTTCTTCTGTTTCCGGGCGGGGAATTAACACCTGTTCGTTCACCAGCAGTTCCATGCCATAGAACCAGCTTTTGCCGGTGATATGCTGTACAGGCCTGTGTTCCAGCAAAGCGGTCATCGCCTGCTGGTATTGTGCCTCCTGGGGTGCAGAAAGGTCGCTGTCTTTATGGAAAACACGATCCAGTTTTCCTAATCCGGTAATATGTTCCATCACGAGATGCGCTATATTGGCGGCTTCCCGGTTATCGTACAATGGTGTAATCGCAGCCACTAGTCCGGCATATGCAGTTTGAATCGTCATGATCTTTAGATAACAGCGGAAAATAGCCGCTGAAACGATATTTTTGCAAACATATATATTTCATAGGGCATTCATGGTAAGTATTTCGCACGAATTTTTTATGCAGCGTTGTGTCGATCTGTCACAAACAGGTATGGGTGCTGTAGCTCCCAATCCTATGGTGGGTTCTGTGCTCGTGCATGAAGGAAGGATCATTGGAGAAGGCTTTCATCGCATATATGGTCAGGCACATGCGGAAGTGAATTGTATCAATAGTGTGCCGGAGGAATTACAATCCCTCATCCCTAAAGCTACCATGTATGTAAGCCTGGAGCCCTGCGCCCATCATGGTAAAACACCTCCCTGCGCAGATCTGATCATTGCACGCAAGATCCCGAAAGTAGTGGTGGGCTGTGTGGATACCTTTTCCGCTGTAGCAGGCAAAGGCATTCAACGCATGAAAGATGCAGGAATAGAAGTGATCACCGGTGTGTTGGAAGAAACCTGCAGAGCCGTGAACCGCCGCTTTTTTACTTTTCATGAAAAGAAAAGGCCTTACATCATTTTAAAATGGGCGCAATCTGCGGATGGTTTTATTGCTCCCCCGGATGGCCAGCCCGTAAGGATCTCCAATCCTTATGCTGACCGCCTTGTACATCAATGGCGCAGCAGGGAAATGGCCATCATGGTAGGCAAACATACCGCATTGAAAGACGATCCTAAATTAACGGCACGTCTCTGGCCCGGCAAACAACCACTGCGTATTGTGATCGACCGGCGTTTGGAAATTCCAGGCCACTATCAATTGCATAGTGAAGAAGCACCCACTATTTTTGTGTCAGAAGATACATTTGATTTCAGTAAGGATATTATCCCGCAACTCTTAACCCGCCTGCACGCAGACAATATTCAAAGTGTGATCGTGGAAGGAGGAGCACATTTATTACAGCAATTTATAGGCAGCGTTTGGGACGAAGCCCGTGTGATCACCGGAAAACATACACTGGGTGGTGGTTTGCAGGCGCCGGTATTGCATAATGCATTATTGCAGGAAGAACTGGAAGTACAGGGAGATCTCATTTCCATGTATACTTCATCAACTTAAAAAATGGAAGTTTACTATACAATAGAAAAGACAGCAGTAGCGGAATTCAAGGATAAAGGAAGTAAGTTCCTCGCATATGCCTACCCCGTTAAAACACCAGACCAGGTAAAAGAGTGTCTGCAGGAAGTAAAGAAGGAACATCCCAAAGCAACACATCATTGCTATGCCTACCGCCTGGGAACAGATGGTCTGCAATTCCGTGCAGTAGATGATGGAGAGCCTTCCGGTTCTGCCGGTAAACCCATCCTGGGGCAGATCGACAGTAAACAGTTAACTGATGTACTGGTAGTAGTGGTGCGTTATTTTGGCGGAACATTACTCGGCGTGCCCGGTCTCATCAATGCCTACAAAATGTCCTGCGCCATGGTATTGCAGCTCATCCCTGCCGTACAAAAGAACGTGGAAGCAAAA
This DNA window, taken from Chitinophaga niabensis, encodes the following:
- a CDS encoding IMPACT family protein, whose protein sequence is MEVYYTIEKTAVAEFKDKGSKFLAYAYPVKTPDQVKECLQEVKKEHPKATHHCYAYRLGTDGLQFRAVDDGEPSGSAGKPILGQIDSKQLTDVLVVVVRYFGGTLLGVPGLINAYKMSCAMVLQLIPAVQKNVEAKYRLVFDYTILNDVMMVVKQNNCTVLKQDIQLFCEMEIGIPKSSRDLTLLRLKDIYNLEIKSL
- a CDS encoding ExbD/TolR family protein gives rise to the protein MNLRRRKKGSAELHSGALNDILFILLLFFLIVSSLANPNVIKLMLPKAKSNTKAKQTVVVSIDAKQQFFVGTNKVNFEQLRETLVPKLSPNEVDPTIVINAEETVPIGVVVSVMQIARELGAKTVLGTANPQNAAAKK
- a CDS encoding MotA/TolQ/ExbB proton channel family protein, whose amino-acid sequence is MLLGLVTFMQDSLLLPKADTVAAGVNAATATAQEIRLWDMIVKGGPLMIPLGILSVIAVYVFVERFITIQKAGKLEDNFMPMIRDHITSDNINAARSLSKNTNSPIARMIDKGIQRIGKPIDNIEKSMENVGKLEIYKMEKNLVILAIVAGIAPMFGFLGTIAGMIQTFFNISQTSDITLSTIAGGIYVKMVTSAAGLIIGLVAYIGYSYLNAQIDKVINKMEATTGEFIDLMQTPTK
- the ribD gene encoding bifunctional diaminohydroxyphosphoribosylaminopyrimidine deaminase/5-amino-6-(5-phosphoribosylamino)uracil reductase RibD, coding for MVSISHEFFMQRCVDLSQTGMGAVAPNPMVGSVLVHEGRIIGEGFHRIYGQAHAEVNCINSVPEELQSLIPKATMYVSLEPCAHHGKTPPCADLIIARKIPKVVVGCVDTFSAVAGKGIQRMKDAGIEVITGVLEETCRAVNRRFFTFHEKKRPYIILKWAQSADGFIAPPDGQPVRISNPYADRLVHQWRSREMAIMVGKHTALKDDPKLTARLWPGKQPLRIVIDRRLEIPGHYQLHSEEAPTIFVSEDTFDFSKDIIPQLLTRLHADNIQSVIVEGGAHLLQQFIGSVWDEARVITGKHTLGGGLQAPVLHNALLQEELEVQGDLISMYTSST
- the pepT gene encoding peptidase T, whose amino-acid sequence is MDKNYAYSVTERFLRYVQIDTQSDPLSTTFPSTAKQKDLAKLLVKELLEIGITDAVTDEFGYVYATIPATTTKEVPVICLCAHMDTAPDCSGTNVKPIVHKAYNGEDIILPDDTTQVIRTKDHPYLKGKIGDDIITASGNTLLGADNKAGVAEIMDAALYLIQHPEVKHGKIRILFTPDEEVGRGVQHVNMEQLGARFGYTMDGGELGSLEDETFAADGVKISIQGVSVHPGTAKGKLVSAIKVAAEIVSALPKDILSPETTEDRQGFIHPVRIEGMVEKAEIEFIIRDFTAAELEGHEFYLRKIMENTVARHPGATAIMKVTEQYRNMKEVLDKHPQVVANAEEAIKRAGIKLERMSIRGGTDGSRLSFMGLPCPNIFTGEMALHSKQEYVSVQDMQKAVNTIIELVQVWEERS
- the fmt gene encoding methionyl-tRNA formyltransferase, whose protein sequence is MRIIFMGTPEFAVASLDALVQNGYEVVAVVTAPDKPAGRGLQLQQSEVKQYALGKNIPVLQPEKLKNPAFIEELRSYKADLQVVVAFRMLPEIVWDMPPLGTINVHASLLPQYRGAAPINWAVINGESVSGVTTFKLQHAIDTGNILFTVEVPIREDETAGELYAELMVAGAGVLLKTVAALKAGNAPELVQNNIPESELKHAPKIFKEDCKIKWEDTVDNIYNLIRGLSPYPTAYTLLNDKTLKIFKAEKEHAKHAHALGSVHTDQKTFLKFAADGGYINLVELQLEGKKKMGVVEFLRGYRF
- a CDS encoding FKBP-type peptidyl-prolyl cis-trans isomerase, translated to MQQVKTGDTVRVHYHGRLENGDTFDKSEGKAPLEFKVGTGSVIKGFDNGVLDMKVGEKKTLNIPVEEAYGPKSDELIMEFPKANIPADLNPEVGMELQMSNPQGQVFPVRVAAVGAEFITLDANHPLAGEPLIFDIELVEIV
- the prmC gene encoding peptide chain release factor N(5)-glutamine methyltransferase; the encoded protein is MTIQTAYAGLVAAITPLYDNREAANIAHLVMEHITGLGKLDRVFHKDSDLSAPQEAQYQQAMTALLEHRPVQHITGKSWFYGMELLVNEQVLIPRPETEELVEWILLDHPAQPAWRLLDIGTGSGCIPIALKKQWPAADMWAMDVSPSALAVATKNAGLQHTPIRFIPQDVLATDASKVLPSLNIIVSNPPYIRESERANMQEQVEAFEPSIALFVPDNDPLLFYRRIARLAKEKLEHGGKLYFEINEALGKEVVEMLEEEGFQDAKLKQDMFGKDRMVRAVKK